In a genomic window of Quercus lobata isolate SW786 chromosome 4, ValleyOak3.0 Primary Assembly, whole genome shotgun sequence:
- the LOC115986274 gene encoding uncharacterized protein LOC115986274 yields MLAQEDDEKNERAIYYFSKRFHDYETRYTPIEKLCFALVWALQKLRHIILPFQIWVVARMDPLKYLIEKPALSGRLSRWLIWLEEFNLKYMARKTIKGSIVSNFCAENPIEGEDGKEDFPDEDILDIELRIWKMYFDGVVNQHGNGIGILLITPEGSHIPLAIKLNFQATNNMAEYEACIAEMEALRELEVKEAEVFGDSTLVIAQAQKLWKVKEEQLKPYKQYLEDLTKNFDKIEYTIIPRAQNQFADALATLASMVEIPKGV; encoded by the coding sequence ATGCTTGCACAAGAAgatgatgagaagaatgaaAGAGCCATATATTACTTCAGCAAAAGATTCCATGATTACGAGACTAGATACACTCCTATAGAAAAGTTATGCTTTGCACTTGTTTGGGCCTTACAGAAATTGAGACACATCATTTTACCCTTCCAAATATGGGTGGTGGCAAGAATGGACCCATTGAAGTATCTCATTGAGAAGCCCGCTTTGAGTGGAAGATTGTCAAGATGGTTAATTTGGTTGGAGGAATTCAATTTGAAGTACATGGCCAGAAAAACTATCAAAGGAAGTATCGTGTCAAATTTTTGTGCTGAGAATCCCATAGAGGGGGAAGATGGCAAAGAGGATTTTCCAGATGAAGATATTTTGGATATTGAGTTAAGGATATGGAAGATGTACTTTGACGGAGTTGTAAACCAACATGGGAATGGGATAGGGATACTCTTGATCACTCCCGAGGGGTCTCACATACCTTTGGCAATCAAATTGAACTTTCAAGCAACTAACAACATGGCTGAATATGAGGCTTGCATTGCTGAAATGGAAGCTCTTCGAGAATTGGAAGTAAAGGAGGCCGAAGTCTTCGGGGATTCAACTTTGGTTATAGCCCAAGCACAAAAGTTGTGGAAAGTGAAGGAAGAACAATTGAAGCCTTATAAACAATACTTAGAGGACTTGACCAAGAACTTTGACAAGATTGAGTACACAATCATCCCTAGAGCTCAAAATCAGTTTGCGGATGCCTTGGCTACTTTAGCCTCCATGGTTGAAATACCCAAAGGAGTATAG